Proteins from a single region of Sediminitomix flava:
- a CDS encoding two-component regulator propeller domain-containing protein, translated as MKYFLHLRIILSLILMMPLSLKVFSQDNISFTHIHKGLSQKTVSTILRDQDGFMWFGTRYGLNKYDGKQFYSYIHAPENVHSISSNNVRSMVMDSLGNFWIAAEAEGLDYFDTKKDIFINFNHDANNPNSLSEKNTSTVFIDKNHQLWVGTENKGLNLYSAQSQSFKHYLHDEHEPKSISHNHIMDIEEDHLGNLWVATLGGGLNLFNPKDNSFLSLSRSNGLLSNDFIFSLGKSKTGLWIGSEKGLYHLSIGEGLTDVIIKEIDCVQKGLLQELQSYTILSVVEDELDHVWIGTENGGLYLYDQKTKNLRVFTSDKGDNDRLASNSIWSLFVDKSNTLWVGTFNNGVNKYDRYQRKFKHIFRKKDIKNTLSYNTISSFAQDEKGNLWIGTDGGGLNYYNEKTGAYTYFKHDKKRALSLVSDAVLNLLIDKEGDLWIATWQGGLSKKIKGKDAFIHYPLNGFKDESKKDDYAYFLMEDQNENIWVSMFRGGVGIFDKKTESFRTLEVSDTDALAISSSKNRVIHQTDDGVIWLGTEGSGLDKLILDENYKIIEKTNYEYRVADSLSMNHNTVTTIHEDRNGDLWIGTFGGGINILDRKTETFSYITSKTGLTGNVILGIESDHDGGTWVTTSQGLNLIHPNGKIEVFDTEDGVQDAEYVKNASFVSPDGELFFGGINGFNRFYPKDINRNKEIPEVLLTGFSVSDNADLNFKNGRLLSDIYPESRIVLDHNQNDFEFDFSVLNYSQPSQNQYAYMLYPYNTEWIHVQPNDRINYTNVPPGEYEFRVKGANNDGVWNEEGSLIYVFIDKPWWETNLAYFCYFGLFLFALFMVRRTTLARERLKNRLEIEHFELEKLHEMDEIKSRFFANISHEFRTPLTLIIDPIKALLSNNYQGDVDNLYQIMLKNAERLLHLINELLELSKLESGNMKLQVGEHNIISFLKPIAYSFTSYAERKCIDFKCEFETKTLNVFFEKEKIEKVVTNLLSNAFKYTPEYGQILFRITDTEDSVEIIVKDTGVGIAEEHLQYVFNRFYQVNDKKYQGTGIGLALTKELVELHGGKILVESTLNEGTQFTISLRKGDAHFTSDEIDERLSVDKDSFSYSPTKNNALDTKQKEKRKVPAVANKSSKTILIAEDNEDLRSFIKNYLSTSYKILEAENGVEALKLAQMHFPDLIITDIMMPEMNGYELGKAIKSDEKTSHIPMIMLTAKASQESEIQGLELGADYYITKPFNPQLLELRIQNLLNTRKLIREKLMQGSSEELSPKIVQLVSRDEQFLKKILACVEENIANSDFSVNDLCKESGLSRTQLYRKLKGLVGQSANEFIRSIRMKRAAQLLEQNQMTIAEVTYQVGFNDLQYFRDCFKKQFGVNPSEYLESLDKKQLKTSV; from the coding sequence ATGAAGTATTTTTTACATCTGAGGATTATTCTTTCACTTATCCTAATGATGCCTTTGTCCTTAAAGGTATTTTCTCAAGACAATATTTCTTTTACTCATATTCATAAAGGTTTATCCCAAAAAACGGTCTCTACAATTCTTCGTGATCAAGATGGATTTATGTGGTTCGGCACAAGGTATGGACTGAATAAATATGATGGTAAGCAATTTTATAGCTATATCCATGCTCCCGAAAATGTACATTCCATTTCCAGTAACAACGTACGTAGCATGGTGATGGATTCTCTAGGGAATTTTTGGATAGCAGCCGAAGCAGAAGGGTTAGATTACTTTGATACAAAAAAAGATATTTTCATAAACTTCAACCATGATGCTAATAACCCAAATTCACTTTCAGAAAAAAATACAAGTACCGTATTCATAGACAAGAATCATCAACTATGGGTAGGGACAGAAAATAAAGGGCTAAATCTTTATAGTGCTCAAAGCCAAAGCTTCAAACATTACCTTCATGATGAACACGAACCTAAATCAATTTCTCATAATCATATCATGGATATAGAGGAAGATCATTTAGGGAATCTTTGGGTGGCTACCCTCGGTGGTGGTTTGAACTTATTTAATCCGAAAGACAATAGTTTTCTTTCTCTAAGTAGGTCAAATGGGCTGTTGAGTAATGATTTTATTTTTTCATTGGGAAAAAGCAAAACAGGATTGTGGATAGGCTCAGAAAAAGGACTCTATCATTTAAGCATAGGAGAAGGTCTCACTGATGTGATCATTAAAGAAATAGATTGTGTTCAAAAAGGTCTTTTGCAAGAATTGCAATCTTATACCATCCTTTCTGTAGTAGAAGACGAGCTTGATCATGTATGGATAGGTACTGAAAATGGTGGACTGTATCTCTATGATCAGAAGACGAAGAACCTTCGTGTTTTTACGAGTGATAAAGGAGATAATGACCGCTTAGCAAGTAATTCTATTTGGTCATTATTTGTAGATAAATCCAATACACTTTGGGTCGGGACATTTAATAATGGGGTCAATAAGTATGATCGCTATCAACGTAAATTCAAGCATATCTTTAGAAAGAAAGATATTAAAAACACATTGAGCTACAATACTATTAGCTCTTTTGCGCAAGATGAAAAAGGGAATTTGTGGATAGGAACAGATGGTGGCGGACTGAATTATTACAATGAGAAAACAGGAGCATACACCTACTTTAAGCATGACAAAAAAAGAGCTTTAAGCTTGGTAAGTGATGCCGTTTTAAACTTATTGATTGATAAAGAAGGAGACTTATGGATAGCTACTTGGCAGGGAGGTTTGAGTAAAAAAATTAAAGGAAAAGATGCTTTTATACATTATCCGCTGAATGGCTTTAAAGATGAATCTAAGAAAGATGATTATGCATACTTCTTGATGGAAGACCAGAATGAAAATATTTGGGTATCCATGTTTAGAGGTGGAGTAGGTATTTTTGATAAAAAGACAGAATCCTTTAGAACATTAGAAGTCTCAGACACTGATGCTTTAGCTATTAGCTCTTCAAAAAATAGAGTTATTCATCAGACCGATGATGGTGTGATTTGGCTCGGAACGGAAGGCTCGGGTTTGGATAAACTTATTCTCGATGAGAATTATAAGATCATTGAGAAAACAAACTATGAATACCGAGTTGCTGACTCGTTGAGCATGAATCATAACACCGTAACTACGATTCACGAAGACAGAAATGGCGATCTATGGATTGGTACGTTTGGTGGCGGAATCAATATTCTTGATAGAAAGACAGAAACATTCAGCTATATCACATCGAAAACGGGCTTGACAGGAAATGTGATTTTGGGAATTGAAAGTGACCATGATGGAGGAACATGGGTGACAACCAGTCAAGGACTTAACCTTATCCATCCAAATGGTAAGATTGAAGTTTTCGATACAGAAGACGGGGTGCAGGATGCCGAATATGTTAAGAATGCAAGCTTTGTAAGTCCAGATGGAGAGCTGTTTTTTGGTGGAATCAATGGCTTTAACCGTTTTTACCCTAAAGATATTAATAGAAATAAAGAAATTCCTGAAGTACTGCTTACAGGTTTTTCGGTATCCGATAATGCAGATTTGAATTTCAAAAATGGACGTTTATTATCAGATATCTATCCTGAAAGTCGTATTGTATTAGATCATAATCAGAATGATTTTGAATTTGATTTTTCAGTTCTAAACTATTCTCAACCTTCGCAAAATCAGTATGCCTACATGTTGTATCCTTATAATACAGAGTGGATACATGTACAACCAAATGATAGAATTAATTATACGAATGTACCTCCTGGCGAATATGAATTTAGAGTAAAAGGTGCAAACAATGATGGGGTTTGGAATGAAGAAGGTTCACTGATTTATGTGTTTATTGACAAACCTTGGTGGGAAACCAACTTGGCTTATTTCTGTTATTTTGGACTGTTTTTATTTGCCTTATTTATGGTAAGACGAACTACCTTGGCAAGGGAAAGATTGAAGAATAGGTTAGAAATCGAGCATTTTGAGTTGGAAAAGCTCCATGAAATGGATGAGATCAAATCTAGGTTTTTCGCAAATATTTCTCACGAGTTCAGAACGCCTCTTACGCTGATTATCGATCCAATCAAAGCATTATTATCGAATAACTATCAAGGAGATGTGGATAACCTGTATCAGATCATGCTCAAAAATGCTGAACGTCTGCTCCATTTGATTAATGAGTTATTGGAACTATCTAAGTTGGAGTCTGGAAATATGAAGTTGCAGGTTGGCGAACACAATATTATCAGCTTCCTGAAACCAATTGCATACTCTTTTACATCTTATGCGGAAAGAAAATGTATTGATTTCAAATGTGAATTTGAGACAAAGACATTAAACGTATTTTTTGAGAAGGAAAAAATAGAGAAGGTTGTCACCAATTTACTGTCAAATGCTTTCAAGTACACACCAGAGTATGGGCAGATTTTATTTAGAATTACAGATACAGAAGATTCTGTAGAAATTATTGTCAAAGACACAGGAGTAGGGATTGCAGAAGAACATCTTCAATATGTTTTCAATCGTTTTTACCAAGTGAATGACAAGAAATACCAAGGAACGGGTATTGGTTTGGCACTTACTAAAGAGTTGGTAGAGTTACATGGCGGTAAAATATTGGTTGAAAGCACTTTGAATGAAGGTACGCAATTCACGATTTCTCTGAGAAAAGGAGATGCTCATTTTACATCTGATGAAATAGATGAACGTTTGAGTGTAGATAAAGACAGCTTTTCTTATTCGCCGACAAAAAATAATGCACTAGATACCAAGCAGAAAGAAAAAAGGAAGGTTCCAGCTGTCGCGAACAAATCAAGTAAGACAATTCTGATTGCAGAGGATAACGAAGATTTGAGAAGTTTTATCAAAAACTATTTGAGTACTTCTTATAAAATTTTAGAAGCAGAAAATGGGGTAGAAGCTCTCAAACTAGCTCAGATGCATTTTCCAGATTTGATTATTACCGATATCATGATGCCTGAAATGAATGGTTATGAATTGGGTAAAGCAATTAAATCGGATGAAAAGACATCTCATATTCCTATGATTATGCTTACTGCAAAAGCAAGCCAAGAAAGTGAAATTCAAGGTTTGGAATTAGGTGCAGACTATTACATCACAAAACCATTTAACCCCCAATTACTAGAATTAAGAATTCAGAACTTGCTCAATACACGTAAACTCATTCGTGAAAAACTAATGCAAGGTTCTTCTGAAGAGCTTAGTCCGAAAATAGTCCAGCTAGTTTCTAGGGATGAGCAGTTTCTAAAAAAGATTTTGGCATGTGTAGAAGAAAATATAGCCAATTCTGATTTTAGTGTAAACGACCTTTGCAAAGAATCGGGTTTGAGTCGAACTCAACTTTACCGAAAATTGAAAGGTTTAGTCGGTCAGTCTGCAAATGAATTTATCCGTTCTATTCGTATGAAGAGAGCCGCTCAGTTGTTGGAACAAAATCAAATGACAATTGCTGAAGTAACTTACCAAGTAGGTTTTAATGATTTACAGTATTTCAGAGATTGTTTCAAGAAACAATTCGGTGTAAACCCTTCAGAATATTTAGAAAGTTTGGATAAAAAACAGCTTAAAACGTCCGTGTAA
- a CDS encoding helix-turn-helix transcriptional regulator, with the protein MKNEELIEFRLKDYDAIGFFKRTSKKRKGNWDGEALNFTDQFGSYDIVSLKYPNGINIGVTNLFIKRGIRFINESSDYEKYFAIRIGFHGGISNVKNEITNSEGIFMYDATQSFEIIYAAEQQFKWFVIRIPYSFVVEWGDLLHPAIKELMSNNLKWNYYSRLTPEIESLVRDCFMISKDVKQRRHLFYARAFEILGHISNLIEKEKNSFIPTNIHKDDLSMMLQLKEELLYDFAHSPEIETLSKKYHMSISKLQRSFKAVYGMPILKFFNLHRLEEAHRQIKYSSKTLLEISENLGFNSLPHFSAAFKKHFGFPPIELRS; encoded by the coding sequence ATGAAAAATGAAGAATTAATCGAATTTAGACTTAAAGATTATGATGCCATTGGCTTTTTTAAAAGAACTAGTAAAAAAAGAAAAGGGAATTGGGATGGGGAAGCCCTAAACTTTACGGACCAATTTGGTAGCTACGATATCGTGTCCTTAAAATACCCAAATGGTATAAATATAGGGGTTACAAATCTTTTCATTAAAAGAGGAATACGATTTATCAATGAAAGTTCGGATTATGAAAAATACTTTGCCATTCGTATTGGTTTTCATGGAGGGATATCAAATGTCAAAAATGAAATCACCAACTCTGAGGGTATTTTTATGTACGATGCTACACAAAGTTTTGAAATCATCTATGCTGCAGAACAACAATTTAAATGGTTTGTCATTCGTATCCCTTATTCTTTTGTTGTTGAATGGGGCGACTTGCTCCACCCCGCAATTAAAGAATTGATGAGTAATAACCTCAAATGGAATTATTATTCAAGATTAACTCCCGAAATTGAGAGCTTAGTTAGAGATTGCTTCATGATTTCAAAAGATGTAAAACAGAGAAGGCACCTTTTCTATGCGAGAGCTTTTGAGATCTTAGGACATATATCCAACTTGATAGAAAAAGAAAAAAATAGCTTCATCCCAACCAATATTCACAAAGATGATTTGAGTATGATGCTCCAACTCAAAGAAGAACTCTTATATGATTTCGCTCATTCTCCAGAAATAGAAACGCTGAGCAAAAAATATCACATGAGTATCTCTAAACTTCAGCGTAGTTTCAAAGCAGTTTACGGGATGCCCATTCTAAAATTCTTCAATCTTCACAGACTGGAAGAGGCACACAGACAAATCAAATATTCTTCGAAGACCTTATTAGAAATTAGTGAAAACTTAGGTTTCAATAGCCTTCCTCACTTTAGTGCAGCCTTCAAAAAACATTTTGGCTTTCCTCCAATTGAACTAAGATCATAG
- a CDS encoding arylsulfatase, with protein sequence MNLNSKWMSTWLPCALLATPALAQEPVKGLSVHDSEDSKPKELNYQTNGIAGNPNIVVILTDDVGFAQMGATGGQIKTPAFDRIAEDGLLYNRFHTTALSSPTRAALLTGRNHHHAETGVIMELGNGNEGYTSMLPDETASFAKVMQDAGYSTSWFGKNHNVPAWEATITGPFNRWPNELGFDYFYGFLGGDTDQFHPALVENRTRIEAPSTNADGSPYHLTHDMADKAISYIESVDALAPDKPFLLYFSPGAVHAPHQAPKEYIEKYKGQFDEGWDVFREKAFANMKVKGIIPENAELTPRPANLPAWDSLTDEQRMVFANMMEVFAGFTEHTDDQINRVYDAVEEMGKLDNTVFIYMAGDNGASAEGGMDGLLNEMALFNGIEEPWEDKVAAVKSGTLGSELYFNHMPAAWAWAVNSPYQWTKQVSSHLGGVRNAMAISYPNGIKEKGGIRSQFTHVTDIAPTILEIAGLEMPKSIDGVDQDPFDGTSFVSSFEDEHAEEKHTTQYFEILGNLGIYHDGWWAGAMRVEPWEAASTKIDLMDMEWELYNLEEDFSQAHNLAAEMPKKLEYMKHMFFAEAAKNKALPIDDRRAERLRSTNRPSLASGRTTFKYPNGLRIPEGGTPFIKFISHQFTAKLDEGYKRGDKGVLITQGGRFAGFSLFVDKSGYLVYVYNDTTKPYIIKSKTKVSAGAKEMQAKVIMDEMKPYTPATIQLMVDGKIVGEGRIGRTIPNIYSLDETLDVGHDTGTSVCDLYKVKDSKYTGLLKRVTIDLIEEYSVK encoded by the coding sequence ATGAACTTGAATAGTAAATGGATGAGTACATGGTTGCCGTGTGCTTTATTAGCAACACCAGCATTGGCTCAAGAACCTGTAAAAGGTTTGTCTGTACATGATTCTGAAGACTCTAAACCTAAAGAGTTAAATTATCAAACTAATGGAATAGCTGGAAACCCAAATATTGTCGTAATTCTTACGGATGACGTTGGTTTTGCCCAAATGGGAGCTACTGGTGGTCAAATTAAAACCCCCGCATTTGACCGAATTGCAGAAGATGGACTCCTTTATAATCGTTTCCATACTACGGCACTCAGTTCTCCTACACGTGCAGCTTTGTTGACAGGTCGAAATCATCATCATGCTGAAACGGGTGTTATTATGGAGTTGGGGAATGGTAATGAAGGATATACTTCTATGTTACCAGATGAAACCGCTTCTTTTGCAAAGGTTATGCAAGATGCAGGATACTCTACTTCTTGGTTTGGTAAAAACCATAATGTTCCTGCATGGGAAGCTACAATAACAGGGCCTTTCAACAGATGGCCAAATGAGCTTGGCTTTGATTATTTCTACGGATTTTTAGGGGGAGATACAGATCAGTTTCATCCAGCTTTAGTAGAAAATAGGACTAGAATAGAAGCACCTTCTACAAATGCAGATGGCTCGCCGTATCACCTCACACACGATATGGCAGATAAGGCAATTAGTTATATAGAGTCAGTTGATGCTTTAGCGCCAGATAAACCTTTCTTGCTTTATTTCTCACCAGGAGCAGTTCATGCACCTCACCAAGCACCGAAAGAATATATAGAGAAATACAAAGGACAATTTGATGAAGGATGGGATGTATTTCGTGAGAAAGCTTTCGCAAATATGAAAGTAAAAGGCATCATTCCTGAAAATGCAGAATTAACGCCTCGTCCTGCAAACTTGCCAGCTTGGGATAGTCTGACAGATGAGCAAAGAATGGTTTTTGCAAATATGATGGAGGTATTTGCTGGATTTACAGAACACACCGATGACCAGATTAATCGAGTGTATGATGCTGTGGAGGAAATGGGTAAACTAGATAATACGGTATTCATTTACATGGCGGGTGATAATGGTGCATCGGCAGAAGGTGGAATGGATGGGCTATTGAATGAAATGGCTCTATTCAATGGTATTGAAGAACCTTGGGAAGATAAAGTAGCAGCTGTAAAAAGTGGTACTTTAGGTTCTGAGTTGTACTTCAACCATATGCCTGCGGCTTGGGCTTGGGCGGTAAACTCACCTTACCAATGGACAAAACAAGTAAGTTCGCACTTGGGAGGTGTAAGAAATGCAATGGCTATTTCATACCCTAATGGGATTAAAGAAAAAGGAGGAATCCGTTCGCAGTTTACACACGTAACTGATATCGCTCCTACAATCTTGGAGATAGCTGGACTGGAAATGCCAAAATCAATTGATGGAGTAGATCAAGATCCTTTTGATGGAACATCTTTTGTCTCTTCATTTGAAGATGAACATGCAGAAGAGAAGCACACAACACAGTACTTCGAAATCTTAGGAAACTTAGGAATCTATCACGATGGATGGTGGGCAGGTGCAATGAGAGTTGAACCTTGGGAAGCTGCCTCTACGAAGATCGACTTGATGGATATGGAATGGGAGCTTTATAACTTGGAGGAAGATTTTTCTCAAGCACATAATTTAGCCGCAGAAATGCCAAAGAAATTGGAATATATGAAACATATGTTCTTTGCAGAAGCTGCCAAAAATAAAGCTCTACCAATAGATGACCGTCGTGCAGAACGTCTTAGATCTACTAATCGTCCTTCGTTGGCATCTGGAAGAACAACATTTAAATACCCGAATGGACTACGTATTCCTGAAGGTGGAACACCTTTTATTAAGTTTATTTCACATCAGTTTACAGCAAAATTAGATGAAGGGTATAAACGTGGTGATAAAGGTGTACTCATCACACAAGGTGGCCGATTTGCTGGGTTTAGCTTATTCGTAGACAAATCGGGTTATTTGGTGTATGTATATAATGATACTACTAAGCCTTATATTATTAAGTCGAAAACGAAAGTATCTGCAGGAGCAAAAGAAATGCAAGCAAAAGTGATTATGGATGAGATGAAGCCATACACTCCTGCAACAATTCAGCTGATGGTAGATGGAAAAATTGTAGGTGAGGGAAGAATCGGAAGGACAATTCCAAATATATACTCTTTGGATGAAACGTTAGACGTAGGGCATGATACAGGTACTTCTGTTTGCGATCTTTATAAAGTAAAGGATAGTAAGTATACAGGTTTACTTAAGCGAGTAACAATAGATTTGATAGAAGAATATAGTGTAAAATAG